A stretch of Arachis hypogaea cultivar Tifrunner chromosome 15, arahy.Tifrunner.gnm2.J5K5, whole genome shotgun sequence DNA encodes these proteins:
- the LOC112749357 gene encoding uncharacterized protein, whose product MMRIASAIGVPIKVDLATKLAERGRYARVCVQINLGLPVIKHIIVEGVTHVVEYESLNLICNSCARYGHDMAQCLGRDSREGKSVDSDVTKPRDGTKVVPHPETKIHNSNEVEPNVVGGVTGENLASNLQEDLEANNLEGNNVEEACMHDEPGWEQVVRKGKTKLGQKQSNKVQRGIQSRTDSGKVIRPTIHFSHTNGSSSYRARVGSRVKVGHIASRVGETLISSTRHTPVPCGSSLRKRPRPGSLQSSPVEKNGGTVVEASSCLPATVKEGITVAVPLEKEGALPAVTALVGGIKEIFHGDPANLKVTGVTSAGLGYHPIGIVEASGHKGGIWFLSAIQGVHCKWVDVFDQCVTVEVQGCLFSSRHADRLAASLGDSNMFDLKTIGRQFSWYRRVKNDVEVAKKLDRVCINSGWLSLFPEAYAEILNRLQSDHCPILVRCTGRPQPKKNRPFWFIAAWATHPRYRDIVNQSWQAGYTEMHGKLSEVQKNSLEFNSKVFGNIFFRKCKLERQINFLQKRLEVMEDLSMRQKEKQLIEEFNNTLVQEELLWFQKSKEQWVKFGDRNTKFFHVQTLVQRKHNKIHGLFLQDGVWETDPDVLRREAESFYKCLFCQSEDVDLGYLGDVPLPSLNDEACCSLTAPVTLEEVKSAVFSMHSFKASGPDGFQAFFFKEYWKIVGFEFGLWFVMRSLVLVNRLRPHLKEIIGPLQGGFIPGRGTPDNIIVAQEVLHFMKKTKSKKGTLAFKIDLEKAYDRVDWGFLKQTLVSFDFPPPTVNLIMRCVTASSPSILWNGDRLNSFTPSRGLRK is encoded by the exons ATGAtgcgtattgcttctgcaataggaGTTCCCATCAAAGTGGACTTAGCCACTAAGTTGGCTGAGAGAGGACGATATGCCAGAGTATGTGTTCAAATAAATTTAGGACTGCCAGTGATCAAGCATATCATTGTGGAAGGCGTAACTCATGTAGTGGAGtatgaaagtttaaatttaatttgtaactCTTGTGCACGTTATGGTCACGATATGGCACAGTGCTTGGGTAGAGACTCTAGGGAAGGAAAGAGTGTTGATTCCGATGTCACCAAGCCACGGGACGGTACAAAAGTAGTGCCACATCCTGAGACCAAAATTCACAATTCAAATGAAGTAGAACCTAATGTGGTAGGTGGCGTTACTGGCGAGAATCTTGCATCGAATTTGCAAGAGGATTTGGAGGCTAATAATTTGGAAGGAAATAATGTTGAGGAGGCTTGCATGCATGATGAACCAGGCTGGGAGCAAGTTGTGAGGAAAGGTAAAACCAAGCTGGGTCAGAAACAATCTAACAAGGTCCAAAGAGGCATTCAATCCAGAACCGATTCGGGTAAAGTAATCAGGCCCACCATTCACTTCTCTCACACGAATGGATCCAGCTCCTATCGTGCTAGGGTCGGGTCACGAGTCAAGGTCGGACACATCGCTTCCCGTGTTGGTGAGACGTTGATCTCCTCAACCCGACACACCCCAGTGCCTTGCGGGTCCTCTCTCCGGAAACGACCAAGGCCGGGGTCCCTACAGAGCTCGCCAGTTGAGAAGAATGGAGGCACGGTGGTGGAAGCATCATCATGCCTTCCTGCAACTGTGAAGGAGGGTATTACCGTGGCGGTTCCATTGGAGAAGGAAGGCGCATTGCCGGCTGTTACTGCGTTGGTAGGCGGGATTAAGGAGATATTCCATGGAGATCCGGCAAACTTGAAGGTCACGGGAGTCACTTCCGCTGG ACTTGGTTATCACCCTATTGGTATAGTGGAGGCGTCAGGACATAAGGGGGGTATCTGGTTCCTTTCTGCAATACAGGGTGTTCACTGCAAATGGGTTGATGTTTTCGATCAGTGTGTTACAGTTGAGGTTCAG ggttGCCTCTTCTCAAGTCGTCATGCAGATCGGCTTGCTGCCTCTCTAGGGGATAGTAatatgtttgacttgaagacTATTGGAAGACAGTTTTCTTGGTACAGAAGGGTTAAAAATGATGTTGAGGTGGCAAAAAAACTTGACCGGGTTTGTATCAATAGTGGCTGGCTATCTCTCTTTCCAGAGGCTTACGCAGaaattttaaataggcttcaatctgatcattgtcctatccTAGTACGCTGTACAGGTCGTCCCCAACCGAAAAAGAATAGACCTTTTTGGTTTATTGCAGCTTGGGCAACTCATCCGAGGTACAGAGATATTGTGAACCAATCATGGCAGGCTGGCTACACAGAGATGCATGGCAAGCTTTCAGAAGTGCAGAAGAACTCTTTGGAGTTTAATTCTAAAGTGTTCGGCAACATTTTCTTTAGGAAATGCAAATTGGAGAGACAGATTAATTTCCTTCAGAAGCGACTTGAAGTAATGGAAGATTTGTCTATGCGGCAAAAAGAAAAACAGCtgattgaggaatttaataacacGCTTGTGCAGGAGGAACTTCTATGGTTTCAAAAATCCAAAGAGCAGTGGGTAAAATTTGGGGATAGAAATACCAAGTTCTTTCATGTCCAGACTCTTGTACAGagaaagcataataagattcatggtctCTTTCTTCAAGATGGGGTGTGGGAAACGGACCCGGATGTCCTTAGAAGGGAAGCTGAATCCTTCTATAAATGTCTATTCTGCCAGTCGGAGGATGTAGACTTAGGTTATCTTGGTGATGTTCCGCTGCCTTCCCTGAATGATGAAGCCTGTTGTAGCCTCACAGCGCCAGTTACTCTGGAAGAAGTTAAGTCGGCTGTTTTCAGTATGCATTCTTTTAAGGCGTCGGGCCCTGATGGGTTTCAGGCTTTCTTCTTTAAAGAATACTGGAAGATTGTTGGTTTTGAGTTTGGACTATGGTTCGTCATGCGTTCTCTG GTCCTGGTCAATAGACTTCGTCCCCATCTCAAAGAGATTATTGGGCCCCTTCAAGGAGGGTTTATCCCGGGGAGAGGAACCCCAGACAACATCATTGTAGCACAAGAGGTTCTCCATTTCATGAAGAAGACAAAGTCAAAGAAAGGCaccctggcctttaagattgatttggAGAAAGCGTACGATAGAGTGGATTGGGGATTTCTGAAACAAACCCTGGTGAGTTTTGACTTTCCTCCTCCGACAGTCAATCTGATTATGCgttgtgtcactgcttcctcaCCGTCTATCCTCTGGAATGGGGATAGATTAAATAGCTTTACTCCGAGCAGGGGTCTTAGGAAATGA